The proteins below are encoded in one region of Paenibacillus albus:
- a CDS encoding thiamine diphosphokinase, which produces MEHTRIIIFTGGRLGQWALDLIEDGDLLIGADAGALFLADNGYRPSISLGDFDSVTPEQLAFIRAMSGETHDYDPIDKDYTDTELAWRMALSRNPQNIVMVGALGTRFDHSLANVHLLRMAQQQGITASIRDEHNCIQLAAAGILNVVNEGYTYISLLPLTERVSGITLTGFQYPLQGATLEIGQSLGISNKLLGEQGAIEVRDGLLLVIESRD; this is translated from the coding sequence ATGGAGCATACACGCATCATTATTTTTACCGGTGGCCGTCTGGGCCAATGGGCGCTTGATCTCATCGAAGACGGCGATCTATTGATCGGTGCGGATGCAGGAGCACTCTTCCTCGCAGATAACGGGTATAGACCGAGCATCTCGCTTGGTGATTTCGACTCGGTGACGCCAGAGCAGCTTGCTTTCATTCGCGCGATGAGCGGTGAAACGCATGATTACGATCCGATTGATAAAGATTACACCGATACGGAGCTTGCATGGCGTATGGCTTTATCCCGCAATCCCCAGAACATTGTAATGGTAGGCGCGCTTGGCACTCGCTTCGATCACTCTCTTGCGAACGTGCATTTGCTTCGGATGGCGCAGCAGCAAGGCATAACGGCCTCGATACGGGACGAGCACAACTGTATCCAGCTAGCAGCCGCAGGAATACTTAATGTCGTAAATGAAGGCTATACCTACATCTCACTTCTACCTCTGACAGAGCGAGTATCGGGCATCACATTGACCGGATTCCAATACCCACTGCAAGGTGCAACACTAGAGATCGGACAGTCTCTCGGGATTAGCAATAAACTGCTCGGCGAGCAAGGTGCAATTGAGGTGCGAGATGGGCTGCTTCTTGTAATTGAGAGCCGGGATTAG
- a CDS encoding trimeric intracellular cation channel family protein yields the protein MDIFTVFSIIGTIAFAVSGAIVAMEEEYDILGVYVLGLVTAFGGGVIRNLLIGVPIPTIWTQGMLLKTAVIAMTVAFILPVRWLKTWKKSEAFFDAIGLSAFAIQGALYAAGKYPLSAVMVAAMLTGIGGGMIRDVLAGRKPLVLRDEIYAVWAMAAGAVISLGWFHTPAQLLILFVIVIVFRMLSVHYNWRLPRRSLKYALAQSVHTDEKRAAAANQEQAERKQHD from the coding sequence ATGGATATTTTCACGGTATTCAGCATTATAGGGACGATAGCGTTCGCTGTGAGTGGTGCCATCGTGGCGATGGAAGAAGAGTATGATATTTTGGGTGTGTATGTGCTCGGTCTAGTAACGGCTTTTGGTGGAGGGGTTATTCGCAATCTGCTCATCGGCGTGCCGATCCCGACGATCTGGACGCAGGGGATGCTGCTGAAGACGGCGGTTATTGCGATGACAGTCGCATTTATTTTACCGGTCAGATGGCTCAAGACGTGGAAGAAGAGTGAAGCGTTCTTCGACGCCATCGGCTTATCAGCCTTTGCGATTCAAGGGGCGCTGTATGCAGCCGGCAAGTATCCGTTAAGTGCAGTCATGGTAGCAGCTATGCTGACAGGGATTGGCGGCGGCATGATCCGCGATGTGCTTGCAGGCAGGAAGCCGCTCGTGCTGCGGGACGAGATCTATGCCGTGTGGGCAATGGCGGCAGGTGCTGTCATCAGCTTAGGCTGGTTCCATACACCGGCGCAGCTGCTAATCTTATTCGTGATCGTTATTGTATTCCGAATGCTGTCCGTTCACTATAACTGGCGTTTACCGCGCCGGTCATTGAAATATGCGCTGGCTCAATCGGTTCACACCGATGAGAAGAGAGCTGCCGCTGCAAATCAAGAGCAAGCCGAAAGGAAACAACATGATTAA
- a CDS encoding low molecular weight protein-tyrosine-phosphatase yields MINVLFVCLGNICRSPMAEAVFRHQLKEKHLEDRIAVDSAGTGDWHLGKPPHEGTRKLLDEYGISYSGMRARQVLIQDYQSFDYIICMDSNNERDVRQLFGSKSDNHAKVFKFMDLLPEQTSKDVPDPYYTGNFEEVYGLVSEGCARLIERIASEQSKLISE; encoded by the coding sequence ATGATTAACGTATTGTTTGTATGTCTGGGCAACATTTGCCGCTCCCCGATGGCGGAGGCCGTATTTCGGCATCAATTGAAGGAAAAGCATCTGGAGGATCGTATTGCAGTTGATTCGGCCGGAACCGGTGATTGGCATCTTGGCAAGCCGCCTCATGAGGGCACAAGGAAGCTGCTTGACGAATATGGCATCTCGTATTCAGGAATGCGTGCGAGACAGGTGCTCATCCAGGATTATCAATCGTTTGACTATATCATCTGTATGGACAGCAACAACGAGCGTGATGTGCGCCAGCTGTTCGGCAGCAAGTCGGACAACCATGCGAAGGTGTTCAAGTTTATGGATTTACTGCCGGAGCAGACGAGTAAAGACGTACCGGATCCGTATTACACAGGCAATTTCGAAGAGGTGTATGGATTGGTATCCGAGGGCTGCGCGAGACTGATTGAGCGAATCGCATCGGAGCAAAGCAAGCTTATATCGGAGTAA
- a CDS encoding alpha/beta hydrolase, producing MTDARYLKRTIVKDVISSRNLPEGERNLRIYLPPGYNELLSYPVVYCQDGEQFFNFGRIATTANQLILDEGIEPFIIVGVEVDIANRTAEYAPNGNRHNGYVTFFGDELIPYIESKYPARRERSARILAGDSLGGTVSLHIALAYPDLFDQVISLSGAFYPASRAIVELAPDLSRLSLFMIVGLQETAFKSDSGAIYDFVAINREMKAILEHKGAHIKYSEHNGDHVWGFWQQHIPDALRTFLHAEA from the coding sequence ATGACGGATGCACGTTATTTAAAAAGAACGATTGTGAAGGATGTCATATCAAGCCGCAATTTGCCGGAAGGCGAGCGGAATCTACGCATCTATTTGCCTCCAGGCTATAATGAGCTGCTTAGCTACCCTGTCGTCTATTGTCAGGACGGCGAACAATTCTTTAACTTCGGACGCATAGCGACAACGGCGAACCAGCTCATACTAGATGAAGGGATCGAGCCTTTCATCATTGTAGGCGTCGAGGTCGACATCGCGAACCGCACAGCAGAGTACGCACCTAATGGTAATCGCCATAACGGCTATGTGACTTTCTTCGGTGATGAGCTTATCCCGTACATTGAGTCCAAATATCCAGCTAGACGTGAGAGGAGCGCTCGAATTCTTGCCGGCGATTCACTGGGCGGAACGGTAAGTCTTCATATCGCCCTCGCTTACCCGGATTTGTTCGATCAAGTTATTTCCTTGTCAGGCGCCTTTTATCCCGCTTCACGCGCAATTGTCGAGCTCGCTCCTGATCTAAGCCGGCTCTCTCTTTTCATGATCGTTGGCTTGCAAGAAACGGCGTTCAAATCCGACAGTGGCGCCATCTACGACTTTGTAGCTATTAACCGCGAGATGAAAGCGATCTTGGAGCACAAAGGAGCCCATATCAAATACAGCGAGCACAATGGCGACCATGTGTGGGGCTTCTGGCAGCAGCATATCCCGGATGCGCTTCGCACTTTTTTGCACGCAGAAGCTTAA